A region of Burkholderiales bacterium JOSHI_001 DNA encodes the following proteins:
- a CDS encoding hypothetical protein (PFAM: Uncharacterised BCR, YhbC family COG0779) has protein sequence MPETLSTPSPAQAHWLAAVERTVNGFGFDLVDTERIAGGLLRVTIDRIPGQAYDTPGEAVTVEDCERVTRQLQYVLEVEGMDYERLEVSSPGLDRPLKKLADWQRFVGWHVQVTLRVAFQGRKHWRGLLAEREGGWRLELPPESPKRKPGAKVGKAALAKAQAAAQEQQQALDFTLDEVREARLVPVVNFKGRQAQPDGAAADATPDDGGSIQ, from the coding sequence TTGCCCGAGACCCTGTCGACCCCCAGCCCGGCCCAAGCCCATTGGCTGGCAGCGGTCGAGCGCACCGTGAACGGCTTCGGTTTCGACCTGGTCGATACCGAGCGGATCGCGGGTGGTCTCTTGCGCGTCACCATCGACCGCATCCCTGGTCAAGCCTACGACACCCCGGGTGAAGCGGTCACGGTCGAAGACTGCGAGCGCGTCACACGCCAGCTGCAGTATGTGCTGGAAGTTGAAGGCATGGACTATGAACGGCTGGAGGTTTCCTCCCCCGGCCTGGATCGGCCCTTGAAGAAGCTGGCCGATTGGCAGCGCTTCGTGGGCTGGCATGTGCAGGTGACGCTGCGGGTGGCCTTCCAGGGTCGCAAGCACTGGCGGGGCTTGCTGGCCGAACGCGAAGGCGGCTGGCGGTTGGAGCTGCCGCCGGAGAGCCCCAAGCGCAAGCCGGGGGCCAAGGTGGGCAAGGCGGCGCTGGCCAAGGCACAGGCGGCTGCGCAAGAACAACAACAGGCACTGGACTTCACACTGGACGAGGTGCGCGAAGCCCGTCTGGTGCCGGTGGTCAATTTCAAGGGTCGCCAGGCGCAGCCGGATGGGGCTGCCGCTGACGCGACGCCGGACGACGGAGGTTCGATTCAATGA
- a CDS encoding enoyl-(acyl-carrier-protein) reductase (NADH) (PFAM: short chain dehydrogenase), whose amino-acid sequence MGFLAGKRLLITGLLNNRSIAYGIAKACHREGAELAFSYVGERFKERITEYAAEFGSTAVFDCDVGSDEQIAAMASGLAQLWPEGFDGFVHAIAFAPRDAIAGDFLDGLTRENFRIAHEISAFSFPALAKATLAQLRPGASLLTLSYLGAARYVPNYNTMGLAKASLESSVRFLAHNLGPKGVRVNAISAGPIKTLAASGIKDFGKLLAEFAATTAIKRPITVDDVGNVACFLLSDLAAAVSAEIMYVDGGFSHMTVQAPE is encoded by the coding sequence ATGGGCTTTCTCGCCGGCAAGCGCCTGCTCATCACCGGGCTGCTGAACAACCGCTCCATCGCCTACGGCATTGCCAAGGCCTGCCATCGCGAAGGGGCCGAGTTGGCCTTCAGTTATGTGGGGGAGCGCTTCAAGGAACGCATCACCGAGTACGCGGCCGAGTTCGGATCCACGGCCGTTTTCGACTGCGATGTGGGCAGCGACGAGCAGATCGCGGCCATGGCCAGCGGCCTGGCCCAGTTGTGGCCCGAGGGCTTCGACGGCTTCGTGCACGCCATCGCCTTCGCCCCGCGCGACGCCATCGCGGGCGACTTCCTGGACGGGCTGACGCGCGAAAACTTCCGCATCGCCCACGAAATCTCGGCTTTCAGCTTCCCTGCCCTGGCCAAGGCCACGCTGGCGCAGCTGCGCCCCGGCGCGTCGCTGCTGACCCTGTCCTACCTGGGTGCGGCGCGCTACGTGCCCAACTACAACACCATGGGCCTGGCCAAGGCCTCGCTGGAATCCAGCGTGCGCTTCCTGGCCCACAACCTGGGACCCAAGGGGGTGCGGGTGAATGCCATTTCGGCCGGCCCCATCAAGACCCTGGCCGCCAGCGGCATCAAGGACTTCGGCAAGCTGCTGGCCGAATTTGCCGCCACCACCGCCATCAAGCGCCCAATCACGGTGGACGACGTGGGCAACGTCGCATGCTTCCTGCTGTCCGACCTGGCCGCGGCCGTCAGCGCCGAGATCATGTACGTGGACGGCGGCTTCAGCCACATGACCGTGCAGGCCCCGGAGTAG